Within the Bacteroidia bacterium genome, the region AGCCGCTGAATCCGCTCCCGGTTTAGTGCAACAAAGCGCTAAACCGCAGGGAATGTTGCGCATCCCAGCGTTTAGCGCTTATTCAGTTGGCAAATGTTTTCATTTTTTTCTTCTCTCGACTGCAATGGTATCAAAGTATGTCCCATTGAAGGATAAAGTGTATTTCGGACCCTGGACTTCATCAAATATGAAATCCCTAACTCCATAGTGCAAAGAATTTAGAACTTCAACGTACCCTTCGTTTTCAGGATTAAATGATTCAAGGTGTTCAAATTTTCCGTCTTTTTCTTTTTTATACATTCGGTACCAAACGGCTCCCGCTCCCGAACCATATAAGAACAGATAAATTTCTATAGTATCATTTCCAAGAATATAGTAGTTACGTCCACAGCTACATTCCAATACCTTAGGTTCGCCATTTGCTAAATTATCATCTACGTATTGCATGACTTGAGTGGTTCTGTATCGGATTGTGTCATTAGGGCAAATAATATCATCCCAGCAATTAGTTTCACAACCTGTTGAAATACAGCCTGTAGAGTCAACAACTTGTGTGTCAATAGCATCTTTATAGGACGTTGATCCTTCTGTATTTTCGTTATTCAAGTCCGAATTATTAATATAGGATATCAGTCCGAAAATTGAGATTATTACTATGGAGAGCAGATGTTTCATTTCAAATATTTGCCAACGGTTCGCGGGCATGGGTAGTGGCGGTTTTGAAAGTCGTCACTGTCAACCGAAACCAAATGTTGTTATGTGTTTGAATGTTCATTTTTATCGTGTCAGCTGCCATTACCTATGCCCGCTGTTGCACTAAACCTTCGGTAGCTTTTAAAAACAAAAAAAAGCTCATAACTTAAAGATTTTTTAACCGATTAAATCACGTTGTTATGAGCTCTTTAAAAAAAGTGTCCGGATCAGCGGCAAGACCCTGATTGGACAGGCATGCCAGGATGTACCTGGCTTCGGCCAAATGTACAAAAAGCTGCGGACAAAAATCACCAATGGCGGCTATTCTAAAAGCACACTTCTCAACTACGGGCGGTCTATTGCCAAGGTAAGCCTGTACTACCACAAAACTCCGCTGGAACTTCAAAGGCGATCAGATTGAAGATTATCTCATGCTGATGAAACAGCAGCAAAATCCCAGTGCCTCTTATTTCAAGCACACGGTGTATGGGCTACGTTACCTGTTCCGGCTGTTTGGACGGGAAGACAGGGCTATTCATCTCCCATCTATGAAGGAAGTCAAGCAGCTTCCTGTGGTATCGAGCAAGGAAGAATGCCGCAGGTTGTTTGGCACACCGCGCATGTTCTTTGGTTGCATTGCCCGCAAAGGTTGGTATGTCGGTCTTTCTTAGGCTATTGTAAATACCCACTTCTGGCCATCCCCCGCACCGTTTTCGCTCCATGAAACAGAGGCCTAAAATACTCTTGCCTCACTTCTCCAATTCTATATCAAAAGTATCCCGGTCCTGAAGAAAAGGCATGTAACGCCTTACTTTGGTGATGCTGGTTTTTTCCAGTTGAGCGTAGATGATCCCTTGCTGGTGTTTCATTTGTGCCAGGCAATCTCCTGTGGGGCTGTATATGGCCGAGCGGCCGTCATATTCCACCTCATTTCCATCTGTGCCCACCCGGTTTACCCCTGCCACAAAACATTGGTTCTCGATAGCGCGCGCCTGCAGCAGGAGTTCCCAATGATTTGCCCTGCGTTCGGGCCAGTTTGCCACGAAAATGAGGCAGTCATATAGTTCGGTATTCCTTATCCACACGGGGAACCGGAGGTCGTAACATACCATAGGGCAGATTTTCCAGCCATTCAACTCCACGATCAGCTTTTGATCGCCAGCCGTATAATGTGCCTCTTCTTTTGCCATGCTGAAAAGATGTCGCTTATCATAGGTCTCAAAACTTCCATCCGGGCGCATCCAGATAAGACGGTTAAAATATTTTCCATCTTTGCCGATAATGATGCTGCCGGTCAGTGTTATGTTTTGCCTTGATGCCTGTTCTTTCATCCATTGCACGGTCGGCCCATCCATATCTTCGGCCAGTTTTTCGGGCCTCATGCTAAATCCCGTGCTGAACATTTCCGGCAGCACCACGAGTTGGGTTTCACTGCTTATCGAACGCAGCTTCTCCCCGAAATTCCGCAGGTTGGCTTTTTTATCTTCCCATTCCAACCGTGTTTGTATCAGGGCAATGTTCAGATCTTGCATAGCAGTTCTCCGGCTTTTTTCAGGGTTTCTTCTGATTTCGCGAAGCAAAACCGCAAAATTTGGTTGTCAATTTTTTCATGGTAAAAAACGGAAATGGGAATGCTGGCAATTTTGAATTCGCGCGTCAGGTGCTCCGCAAATTGACGGTCAGGTTCATCGCTTATTGCGCTGTAGTCCAGGCACTGAAAATAGGTGCCGTGGCAAGGAACAAGCTGAAACCGGCTGGCCTCTACTGCCTGAGCAAATAAATCCCGTTTATTCTGATAAAAATCCGGCAGCGAGAGATAGTGGGCTTCGTCCTTCATAAAATCAGCAAACGCATATTGAAAAGGCGTGCAGGAGGAATATTGGAGATACTGAAATACTTTCCGGAATTCCGTCATCAGGCCGGAAGGTGCCAGTACATATCCCATTTTCCAACCGGTATTGTGATAGGTTTTTCCAAATGAAAAAATAACAAAACTGCGACCGGCAAGGGAAGGATAACGGCAAATGCTGTGGTGTGCAATCTTGTCGAAAATGATGTGCTCATAGACCTCATCGCTTATGATGATAATATCGGTACCGCTCACCAGTTTCTCCAACTGTTTTATATCCTCACTGCTCAGCACGGTGCCGGTGGGATTGTGGGGAGAGTTCAGGATAATGGCGCGGGTGCGGTAGCTGATCTCTTTTTTCACCTCTTCCCAGTTTATTTTGTAATGAGGCGGTTCCAGCCGGACATAGCGCGGCTTGCCCCGGTTCAGCAGGATGGAGGGCACATAGCTGTCATAAGCCGGTTCAAAAATCAGCACTTCATCATCTTCCTTCACTACCGAAGTAATGGCAGCATAAATGGCTTCGGTAGCCCCTGATGTAATGGTGATTTCTTTGTCAGGATCATAACTGGTACCATATAGTTTCTGCGTTTTCAGGGCTATCTCCTCTTTGAGCGCTGGCAGCCCCGGCATGGGTGCATATTGATTTTTTCCTTCCCGGAGATATTTCGCTACAAGTTCCACAAGGTGTGGCGGACATTCAAAATCAGGGAACCCCTGAGAGAGATTGATGGCTCCGCATTCATTGGCAAGGCCAGACATGACTGCGAAAATGCTTGTCCCGATTCCGGGAAGTTTGGTTGTACTGCCGGTGATGCTCTGTTGCATATCTATGTCTTTTCGTCTGAAGGGGCGCAAGTTAAAAACAGGACAGGCGGGGTGACCAATTGCAGGAAAATCCGCAGGTCAGGATTGTTTTCTCAGTTTGCCAATCCGGGAATTTTACCGCCTTCAAAAAACCATAAATGTTCAGGAATAAATACAATACACTATGAATGATGAGATCCGAGAATGGCTTTGACGCCCGGCAGATCTTCGCCCTGGATATATTCCAGCATAGCGCCTCCACCCGTGGAAATGTAGCTGACCCGGTCCTGCAAGCCAAAGCGGTTTATGGCTGAAACCGAATCTCCGCCACCGATCAGGCTGTAAGCGCCATCATCCGTGGCATCGGCTATGGCCTCGGCAATGGTAAGGGTGCCTGCCCGGAATTGCTCCATTTCAAATACGCCCATAGGTCCGTTCCAGAGAATTAACCTGGATTTGGCAATGATCGCAGCATATTCTTTCCTGGCTTCCGGACCAATGTCCAGACCCATCCAGCCGGAGGGGATGTGGAAACTGTCAGTGATCCGTGTGTCAGCATCCGCCCTGAAATCGTTGGCGGCTACGCTGTCTCTGGGCAGCATCAGCCTGCAATCTGAACTTTCGGCCACTGCCAGGAAGTCCTTGGCAAGGTTGATCCGGTCTTCCTCTACTTTGGAACTGCCGGTTTTGCCGTCCCACGCGCGGATAAAAGTATAGGCCATCGCGCCCCCGATGAGGAGGTAATCGGCTTTTTGTACCATTTCATCAAGCACCAGAATTTTATCCGAAACCTTCGCACCACCTATAATTGCGGTAAATGGGTGCTCATCGCTTTGTAGTAACCGGTCAAGGTTCGCTACCTCTGAAGCCATCAGGTATCCGAAAGCTCTTTTCGCTGGGAAAAACCTGGCAATGATACAGGTGGAGGCATGTTCGCGATGAGCGGCTCCGAATGCATCATTCACGTAATAGTCGCCATTTGCTGCAAGTTGTTTCGCAAATTCAATATCCCCTGCTGTTTCTTCAGGATGGAACCTCAGGTTTTCCAATAGCAGGACTTCTCCGTCTTTCAGGTTTTCTGAAGCGCCACCAGCTTTCGCGCCCACGCAATCATCCACAAAATGGACTTTGCAACGCAGAAGCTCAGACAAATGGGACACCAGGTGCTTCAGCGAAAAAGCTTCCTCAGGCCCATCTTTGGGTCTTCCCAGGTGGGACATGAGCACCAGCCGGCCACCATCATCCAGAATTTTTTTTAATGTAGGCAGGGTGGCTGTTATTCGCGTATCGTCTTCTATCCGGAAGTCATTGCTCAGGGGCACGTTAAAGTCTACACGCGTCAGCACCCTGGCACCTGCATAGTTGAAATTGTCTACTGTAATCATAGCTTGGATTATTGAATGAAACGGGGGAAAGAGTGGGCAAATTTAAACGATGTATTCACATGAAGGAGTTCATGTAAAATTATCCTGAAACCTGCATTGTGTCTCTTTTCTCGCATCATTTTTTTGTTGAATTTTGGAGCAACATTTCAAAACCGCTATGTCCCTTACATTTCAACAACAAGAAAAGTTTGTTCTTGTAACACTGAAAGCTGAACCTGATTCAGAGATGCTTGAAAAGGCCGTACAGCTTACGACTGGATTCCTAAAGAAGGGTGAAAAGAATTTTATTCTGCTGGTTCAGAAAGTTGAACAGCCCAATTCCTCATTTGTCGCGATGGTGGAGAAAATTTCATTGGATGCCACCGTAAAAGGAGGTAATGTGGTAGTAGCTAAACCCAATGAAGATGTTGCGGATATCCTTGAGGATATGGGCATCATGTTCACTGATTCGCTGGAAGAGGCGAGAGATTACATCTTCATGGAAGAACTGGAGCAGGAGTTTCTGGATGAAGATGAAGAGGATGAGGAGTTGCTTTATTAAATTGAAACGTTTTAAAAGAAAAATACAATCAAATGAAACTAATTTTACTAATACTTGCTATAGCGATCATCTCGCCTGGTTTTGTGCAAGCGCAACCTTGCCAGCCTGATACTACCAAGAAGGAAGTGGGTATTTATCCAAAACCCGTTATTCCTGCTACTGTGGGGCAAATGTATGATGAGAACCTTACCCTCCGGTTTCCGAAGGACACCACTTACATGGGAAATGATATTGAGATTGACAGCATTACCATCGTAAAGGTAGACCGCCTGCCGCAGGGTTTTTCGTATACCTGCAATATTCCGGGCTGTACATATCCTGGTGGCGGAGTTGGATGTGTGAACGTGCAGGGCCTGCCGGATGCTTCCATGCAGGGCTCCCGGTATGTGTTGGTTACCGTCAGGGGCTATGTTACTCTTTTCGGAAATGTGGTTACCATGAGTTCGGTGGATTCTATTGAATTTATTATTCAGAACCCGGATGGAATAAATGAAGATGTGCAGACCCTGAAGCTGTTGCAGAATTACCCCAATCCATTTAAAACATCCACCATTTTCTCCTTTATGTTGCCAGATTATAACCAGGTATCGCTCAGTATTTTCAATCTTGTGGGCCGCGAAGTATTTCGGCAATACATCCAGGGGAATCCCGGACTCAACAAGGTGGAATTCAAAAACGAGGATCTGACGCCCGGAATGTATTTCTACAGGCTCAAATATGGAGATGAGGAATTGACGCGAAGAATGACGATTTCCAGATAGAAGTAGCTTCCGTAATTGTTTTCCTGTTACACCCGGCCAGGCCTGGAAAAATGAAAATTGCCGGACCAGCATATAATATTTTGTATTGAGCGCTATGCCATTCGAGATTCTAATTCTGGGCAATAGTTCCGCAACGCCCACGCTTGACCGCTTTCCTTCAGGGCAGATAATTCGACTTCAGGAAAACTATTTCATGGTGGATGCAGGCGAAGGAATGCAGGTGCAATTGCTGCGCTATGGAGTAAGGGCAAGCCGCATCAGCCACGTTTTCATCAGCCACCTTCACCCGGATCACTACCTGGGCCTCATCGGATGGATATGTACGCAGAACCTTCAGAGGCGATCATCGGCACTCACCATTTACGGCCCTGCGGGTCTGGAAGAAATTGTGATGGTAAACATGCGTCACTCCGGCCTTAAAATGCAATACGAGCTTATTTTTGAGGAGCTTGAAATAGAACAGCCCAAGGTGATCCTCGATTTGCCGGAATGCACGGTAGAGACGGTCCCGCTGTTGCACCGCATTCCCACAGCAGGATTTATCTTCAGGGAGAAACCCCATTCATTCAAGATCAACCAGGAGGCTTTTGCAAAGGAAAACCTGCCTGTTCAGGCTTATAGTTATTTCCGCAGGGGAGAGGATTTTCAGGATGATGACGGGAAACGGTATTCTTTCCGGGAATTTACTTATCCACCACCACCGCCCCGTACTTATGCCTGCCTCTCTGACACTCGCTGCAGCGACAAATATTTCAGCCAGATTGCAGGAGCCGACCTCCTTTATCATGAGGCTACTTTCAGAAATCAACATCTTGATTTAGCGGAAAAAACACTGCACTCCACTACCGGTGAAGCAGCAATGGCGGCCAGGCAGACAAATGCGAAGCAACTTATCATCAGCCATTTTTCATCCCGCTACAAAAATCTGGAGGAGTTGCTGAAAGAAGCGCGTGCCGTATTTCCGAATACCGAGTTGGCGCGGGCGGGTCTGAGATTATCTATTCCCTTTCAATCTGCATAGAGAGGGGTTTTCTAATCACGATTTTCCCACGGTTGAAACCGTGGGCTATGGGTGCGATCATTATTTGTTGAATGGATTTGTGCTGGCAAGAGCTGCTGTGATTCCTGTCAGGAATATTCCCGTTCAGAAGAATATTGGCTGCTTTCTCTCAGAAAATCGAAATATTCGCAGATTCGTTCATCAGCCATTCAAGGCTGCCGGCCCATTACCAGATATGTCCTCCATTCCATTTCTTAAACGTCTCGCTGCCGAGGTTGTCCACCGCCACAAGGACAAGCTGGATGAGGTATGCGTTATACTGCCTTCACGTAGAGCTACTGTTTTCTTCAGGCAGCATCTTTCACAGATCATCGAAAAGCCGGTGTGGATGCCGGCCCTTATGTCGTTGCAGGATTTTGTGGAAGAGCGCTATCCGCATCAAATTCTCGATCCGCTGGAGCTGAACTTTATGCTGTTCAGCATCTACCAAAAACATCAACCGGAGGAGCCCTTTGATAAATTTTATCCCTGGGGACAAATGCTCCTGAAGGATTTTGATGAGGTGGACCGTTACATGGTAAATGCTGACAGATTATTTCAAAACCTGAAAGAAGTAAAAGAAATAGAACAGTGGGAACCTTCTGCTATAAAATTTTGGCAGGAAATGGAAACGGAAGATCCAAAGCCGGTGCAGCAGCGGTTTTACCGTTTATGGGAACTGGCCGGTATCCTTTATAACGAACTCGCGGAGCAACTCAGAAACGCCCGCCAGGGATACGAAGGAATGGCTTATCGCTGGATGGCCGAGGCGGTTTCCACCGAGAAATTCAATACCCATTACAGCCAACTTTATTTTGCCGGTTTCAATGCGTTGTCAACTGCCGAAGAAGTGATTATAAAGGGATTGGCTGCACAACGAAAGGCTACCGTATTTTTTGACGCTGATCCATATTTTCTCGATGATCCGCAACATGAAGCAGGCCGGTTCATCCGGAAGTATATCAAAGAATGGAAGCTGCCCGAGGTGCAATGGCTGGAACCGCATCTTACCACTGAGACGAAACATGTAAGCATGATTGGTACTTCCCTGAAGACGGAGCAAGCCACGGCACTTGCATCGGAACTGGAAAAACAGGCTGAAGAAGGGCAGCCCCGCTGGGAAAATACGGCAGTCGTGCTGGCCGATCAGGGTTTGCTTTTCCCCGTGCTGCATTCCCTGCCCGCAGCCATCCGGGATGTGAACGTGACGATGGGCTATCCTTTGCGGTTTTCTCCGCTCTTCAGCCTTTTCGACTCGATGGGCCAACTTCATAGCAATGCAAGGGAAAAAGCGGGCAAACACAGCTTCTTTTATAAAGATGTTATGGCGCTGCTGAGCCATCCTTATCTGCGCCAGGTGAGGCACGAGCAGACCGAAAAGCTGAGCAGGGAGATCAGGCGCGGACAAACGTTTTATATTGATGCTGTAGATTTAACTTGTGATGATCCGGTCCTCAGTTTGATTTTCTCCCTGCCGGCTACTCCTGATGAAGCAGCCTCGCTTTTCTCGGCTTTGCTGGATGAACTCCGGGTATCACTCACGAGTGATAATAAGCCGCAAATACTGGAACAGGAATTTATCTTTCAATATAAAATACTGCTGAACCGCCTTCACGATGTGATGACGCAACATCGTGTGGAGATGCCGCAGAAAACCTTTAGCCGGTTGTTCCGGGAGATTGTGAGTAGCGCCAGCCTTCCTTTTAGCGGTGAACCGTTGAAAGGTCTTCAGGTGATGGGAATGCTAGAAACCAGGACCCTTGATTTCGAGGACGTATACATTCTTTCTGTGAATGAGGGCAGTCTTCCTTCCGGGAGCCGGAACCAAAGCTTTATTCCGTACGACCTGCGAAAGGCGCATCATCTGCCATCGCATGAGGAGCAGTCAGCACTTTATGCTTATCATTTTTACCGGTTGCTGCAGCGGGGGGTTAATGTTCGCCTGTTTTATACAACTGAGGCCGGTTCATTGGGAACTGGCGAAAAAAGTCGCTTTTTATTGCAGGTAGAGCAATTGCTGGCTCCGGCAAATCCTCGTCTGCAACTGAAGAAATTTCTTTACTCAAGTCCGGTTTCTGCCAAACCTCCGCGATCCATCGCCATTGAGCGGACAGATGAAATAACCCGGAAATTACAGGCAATCGTGAGCGAGCGGGGCCTGTCTGCCAGCGCATTGATCATGTATGCCCTTTGCCCCTTAAAATTTTACCTGCATTACGTCATGAAATTGAAGGAGGAAGATGAATTGACGCAGGAACTGGAGGCCAGCGAATTTGGCAGTATTTATCATGATGCAATGGAATATTTGTACAAGGATCAAACAGGAAAGAAACTGGTTCGCGGGGATTTTGAGCAAATGAAGAATGCGGTAACAGATGCGATTAAGCACGGATTCCGAAAGGCGGACAGGGATTATGGCCAGGCAATGGAGAACCGGAACTTCTTTGATGCCGAAACGCTGCGGTTTCTGGTGGAAATGACTTTGCAGGCAGATAGCCGGTTGCCGGAATTTGAACTTCTGGCACTGGAGTATGAGGCCTCAGTGGAGCATGCCCTTCCAAAGGGAACGAATGTAAAATTGTACGGTAAGATTGACCGTATAGATCGCAGCAGCGAAGGAACCCGCATTGTGGATTACAAAACGGGAAACGTAAGTACCTTCAGGTTTCTGCCGGGTGAGGAGCCGGAAATTTCAGTAACCAATAAAGAGGCATTTCAGGTCTATTTTTACGCTTATCTCTATTACCGAATCTCGGGAGAAACACGGCTGATCCCGGCTGTATTACCTTTAAAGCAGGTGGCAAAAGGGTATTCTTCCTTTCCAAAGCAAGAAAAGGTGCTGAGTAAGGAAGATCTGGAACAATTTGAAATATATCTTTCCAACCTGATACAGGAAGTTTTTACAGCACCGGCCTTTGTCCAAACTACGGATACAACCGTTTGTCAGTATTGTGCATTTAATACAATCTGCCTCAGAAATTAAACCTTAAACTCCTTGGGATTTATCGTTATTTTTGGCTGCTCAGAAATAACAATTAGCAGAATATTAAATTACAGCAAAATGAGAAAAAGAATTTTTACAGGTTTCACCATAATAGTAATTGCACTTTTTTATGTCTCTGAAAGCCGGACCAGCCCAACGGGCGCTCCTTCAGGACACACCAATGCTCCGGGTGAGAGCGTGTGCGCAAATTCTTCCTGCCACACTTCTAATCCGCTTAACTCTGGCGGGGGGAGTGTTTCGATTTCCATTGAAGATATGGATGGGCCTGTGACAAGCTACACGGCAGGAGAAGATTATACCATAACCATCTCTTTAAAAGCGGCTACATCCCAAACTACTGAATTAGTGGGCGGTTTTCAGTTGGTGGCGCTGGATAACGATGGCACTTCAAGAGGCAGCTTTACCCTTTCACCTGATATGAAAACCACCAATTCATTGATAGGTGGGAATCTCCGTACTTACGCAACGCACACCATGCCTGAATCATTCTTTCCCGGCACAGGCCATGAATGGGCACTAGGGTGGACAGCCCCCGCTTCACCGGCCGGTGCTCTTACTTTTTATGCGGCCGCTAACAGCGGAAATGGTGACGGAACCTCATTCGGAGATTTTATATATGCCAACTCCTTTGTACTTGATGGATTGGTTTCCATCCGGGATAATGAAAATACTTATGGAATGGAAGTGTTTCCAACAGTAACCCGGGATGTATTCCATGTGAAGTTTAAATTGACGCATCAGGCACTACTTGCCATTGAGTTGGTGGATCTTCAGGGCAGGCAGATCAGGGAGTTTGACAGGAGCTTTTTCGCTTCGGGAAGCCATTTCCGCAGCTTCAACGCGAATGGCCTGGAATCAGGAATTTATTTTCTGCGGGTTGCTTCCGAAACGGAGAATGCTGTGCAAAAGATATTTATCCGGTAATTGCGTTTTTCAGGAATGGCCGGTATATCTGGAATTGAATATTC harbors:
- a CDS encoding amidohydrolase, whose protein sequence is MQDLNIALIQTRLEWEDKKANLRNFGEKLRSISSETQLVVLPEMFSTGFSMRPEKLAEDMDGPTVQWMKEQASRQNITLTGSIIIGKDGKYFNRLIWMRPDGSFETYDKRHLFSMAKEEAHYTAGDQKLIVELNGWKICPMVCYDLRFPVWIRNTELYDCLIFVANWPERRANHWELLLQARAIENQCFVAGVNRVGTDGNEVEYDGRSAIYSPTGDCLAQMKHQQGIIYAQLEKTSITKVRRYMPFLQDRDTFDIELEK
- a CDS encoding methionine aminotransferase produces the protein MQQSITGSTTKLPGIGTSIFAVMSGLANECGAINLSQGFPDFECPPHLVELVAKYLREGKNQYAPMPGLPALKEEIALKTQKLYGTSYDPDKEITITSGATEAIYAAITSVVKEDDEVLIFEPAYDSYVPSILLNRGKPRYVRLEPPHYKINWEEVKKEISYRTRAIILNSPHNPTGTVLSSEDIKQLEKLVSGTDIIIISDEVYEHIIFDKIAHHSICRYPSLAGRSFVIFSFGKTYHNTGWKMGYVLAPSGLMTEFRKVFQYLQYSSCTPFQYAFADFMKDEAHYLSLPDFYQNKRDLFAQAVEASRFQLVPCHGTYFQCLDYSAISDEPDRQFAEHLTREFKIASIPISVFYHEKIDNQILRFCFAKSEETLKKAGELLCKI
- a CDS encoding phosphoglycerate kinase, with protein sequence MITVDNFNYAGARVLTRVDFNVPLSNDFRIEDDTRITATLPTLKKILDDGGRLVLMSHLGRPKDGPEEAFSLKHLVSHLSELLRCKVHFVDDCVGAKAGGASENLKDGEVLLLENLRFHPEETAGDIEFAKQLAANGDYYVNDAFGAAHREHASTCIIARFFPAKRAFGYLMASEVANLDRLLQSDEHPFTAIIGGAKVSDKILVLDEMVQKADYLLIGGAMAYTFIRAWDGKTGSSKVEEDRINLAKDFLAVAESSDCRLMLPRDSVAANDFRADADTRITDSFHIPSGWMGLDIGPEARKEYAAIIAKSRLILWNGPMGVFEMEQFRAGTLTIAEAIADATDDGAYSLIGGGDSVSAINRFGLQDRVSYISTGGGAMLEYIQGEDLPGVKAILGSHHS
- a CDS encoding T9SS type A sorting domain-containing protein, translated to MKLILLILAIAIISPGFVQAQPCQPDTTKKEVGIYPKPVIPATVGQMYDENLTLRFPKDTTYMGNDIEIDSITIVKVDRLPQGFSYTCNIPGCTYPGGGVGCVNVQGLPDASMQGSRYVLVTVRGYVTLFGNVVTMSSVDSIEFIIQNPDGINEDVQTLKLLQNYPNPFKTSTIFSFMLPDYNQVSLSIFNLVGREVFRQYIQGNPGLNKVEFKNEDLTPGMYFYRLKYGDEELTRRMTISR
- a CDS encoding ribonuclease Z, producing MPFEILILGNSSATPTLDRFPSGQIIRLQENYFMVDAGEGMQVQLLRYGVRASRISHVFISHLHPDHYLGLIGWICTQNLQRRSSALTIYGPAGLEEIVMVNMRHSGLKMQYELIFEELEIEQPKVILDLPECTVETVPLLHRIPTAGFIFREKPHSFKINQEAFAKENLPVQAYSYFRRGEDFQDDDGKRYSFREFTYPPPPPRTYACLSDTRCSDKYFSQIAGADLLYHEATFRNQHLDLAEKTLHSTTGEAAMAARQTNAKQLIISHFSSRYKNLEELLKEARAVFPNTELARAGLRLSIPFQSA
- a CDS encoding PD-(D/E)XK nuclease family protein, with protein sequence MGYGCDHYLLNGFVLARAAVIPVRNIPVQKNIGCFLSENRNIRRFVHQPFKAAGPLPDMSSIPFLKRLAAEVVHRHKDKLDEVCVILPSRRATVFFRQHLSQIIEKPVWMPALMSLQDFVEERYPHQILDPLELNFMLFSIYQKHQPEEPFDKFYPWGQMLLKDFDEVDRYMVNADRLFQNLKEVKEIEQWEPSAIKFWQEMETEDPKPVQQRFYRLWELAGILYNELAEQLRNARQGYEGMAYRWMAEAVSTEKFNTHYSQLYFAGFNALSTAEEVIIKGLAAQRKATVFFDADPYFLDDPQHEAGRFIRKYIKEWKLPEVQWLEPHLTTETKHVSMIGTSLKTEQATALASELEKQAEEGQPRWENTAVVLADQGLLFPVLHSLPAAIRDVNVTMGYPLRFSPLFSLFDSMGQLHSNAREKAGKHSFFYKDVMALLSHPYLRQVRHEQTEKLSREIRRGQTFYIDAVDLTCDDPVLSLIFSLPATPDEAASLFSALLDELRVSLTSDNKPQILEQEFIFQYKILLNRLHDVMTQHRVEMPQKTFSRLFREIVSSASLPFSGEPLKGLQVMGMLETRTLDFEDVYILSVNEGSLPSGSRNQSFIPYDLRKAHHLPSHEEQSALYAYHFYRLLQRGVNVRLFYTTEAGSLGTGEKSRFLLQVEQLLAPANPRLQLKKFLYSSPVSAKPPRSIAIERTDEITRKLQAIVSERGLSASALIMYALCPLKFYLHYVMKLKEEDELTQELEASEFGSIYHDAMEYLYKDQTGKKLVRGDFEQMKNAVTDAIKHGFRKADRDYGQAMENRNFFDAETLRFLVEMTLQADSRLPEFELLALEYEASVEHALPKGTNVKLYGKIDRIDRSSEGTRIVDYKTGNVSTFRFLPGEEPEISVTNKEAFQVYFYAYLYYRISGETRLIPAVLPLKQVAKGYSSFPKQEKVLSKEDLEQFEIYLSNLIQEVFTAPAFVQTTDTTVCQYCAFNTICLRN
- a CDS encoding choice-of-anchor V domain-containing protein produces the protein MRKRIFTGFTIIVIALFYVSESRTSPTGAPSGHTNAPGESVCANSSCHTSNPLNSGGGSVSISIEDMDGPVTSYTAGEDYTITISLKAATSQTTELVGGFQLVALDNDGTSRGSFTLSPDMKTTNSLIGGNLRTYATHTMPESFFPGTGHEWALGWTAPASPAGALTFYAAANSGNGDGTSFGDFIYANSFVLDGLVSIRDNENTYGMEVFPTVTRDVFHVKFKLTHQALLAIELVDLQGRQIREFDRSFFASGSHFRSFNANGLESGIYFLRVASETENAVQKIFIR